A genomic window from Microvirga sp. TS319 includes:
- a CDS encoding amino acid ABC transporter ATP-binding protein, whose translation MIDVHKWYGEFHVLRDINLDVRRRERIVICGPSGSGKSTMIRCINRLEEHQKGRIIVDGTELTNDLKRIDEVRRDVGMVFQHFNLFPHLTILENCTLAPIWVKKMPKKEAEEVAMHYLKRVKIPEQANKYPGQLSGGQQQRVAIARSLCMSPKIMLFDEPTSALDPEMVKEVLDTMVGLAEEGMTMLCVTHEMGFARQVADRVIFMDYGQIVEMNTPDEFFKNPQHERTKLFLSQILH comes from the coding sequence ATGATCGACGTGCACAAGTGGTATGGTGAATTCCACGTGCTGCGCGACATCAACCTCGACGTGCGCCGGCGCGAGCGCATCGTGATCTGCGGTCCGTCGGGGTCCGGCAAGTCCACGATGATCCGCTGCATCAATCGCCTGGAGGAGCACCAGAAGGGCCGCATCATCGTCGACGGAACCGAGTTGACGAACGACCTCAAGCGCATCGACGAGGTGCGGCGCGACGTCGGCATGGTGTTCCAGCACTTCAACCTCTTCCCGCATCTCACGATCCTCGAGAACTGCACGCTCGCGCCGATCTGGGTGAAGAAGATGCCCAAGAAGGAGGCGGAAGAGGTCGCGATGCACTACCTGAAGCGGGTGAAGATCCCGGAACAGGCGAACAAGTATCCCGGACAGCTGTCGGGCGGTCAGCAGCAGCGCGTGGCGATTGCGCGCTCGCTCTGCATGAGCCCGAAGATCATGCTGTTCGACGAGCCGACCTCCGCTCTGGATCCCGAAATGGTGAAGGAGGTGCTCGACACCATGGTGGGGCTCGCCGAGGAGGGCATGACCATGCTCTGCGTCACCCACGAGATGGGCTTTGCCCGGCAGGTGGCCGACCGGGTGATCTTCATGGATTACGGACAGATCGTGGAAATGAACACGCCCGACGAGTTCTTCAAGAATCCGCAGCACGAGCGCACCAAGCTCTTCCTGTCCCAGATCCTGCACTGA
- the sseA gene encoding 3-mercaptopyruvate sulfurtransferase, with product MSPPFVSPERLQEHLDDPNVVIVDGSWYLPAQNRDPQAEFLAGHIPGAVRFDIDTVKDTASSLPHMLPSPQDFAKAVGKLGISQDMTIVVYDGIGLYSAPRVRWMFQIFGAPRVFILEGGFPAWKAEGRPIETGPEQPRAHRTFTPSFNAAAVANAAVVHDAVRSNSAQVIDARAADRFRGEAPEPRAGLRSGHIPGSLNLPWGDIVENGRLKDKASLMRAIREAGLDLDRPIIASCGSGVSAAVLSVAFETLGHPAKAIYDGSWSEWGSREDLPVETGPAKRG from the coding sequence ATGTCCCCTCCCTTCGTTTCACCCGAGCGCCTGCAGGAGCATCTCGACGATCCGAATGTCGTGATCGTCGACGGTTCCTGGTATCTGCCGGCGCAGAATCGCGATCCGCAGGCAGAATTCCTGGCGGGCCACATTCCAGGCGCGGTGCGCTTCGACATCGACACGGTCAAGGACACCGCCTCGTCCCTGCCGCATATGCTCCCCTCGCCCCAGGATTTTGCGAAAGCCGTGGGAAAGCTGGGCATCAGTCAGGACATGACCATCGTCGTCTACGATGGCATCGGCCTCTACTCCGCTCCGCGCGTGCGATGGATGTTCCAGATCTTCGGCGCTCCCCGGGTCTTTATTCTCGAAGGAGGATTTCCCGCCTGGAAGGCGGAGGGCCGGCCGATCGAAACCGGGCCGGAGCAGCCCCGCGCCCATCGAACCTTCACGCCCTCCTTCAATGCGGCCGCCGTCGCGAACGCCGCCGTCGTTCACGATGCGGTTCGTTCGAACTCCGCGCAGGTGATCGATGCACGCGCTGCCGACCGGTTCAGGGGTGAGGCACCGGAGCCGAGGGCCGGCCTCCGGTCGGGACACATTCCCGGCAGCCTCAATCTTCCGTGGGGCGATATCGTGGAGAACGGACGCCTCAAGGACAAGGCCAGTCTCATGCGGGCGATCCGGGAGGCGGGCCTCGATCTCGACCGCCCCATCATCGCAAGCTGCGGCTCGGGCGTTTCGGCGGCCGTTCTTTCGGTCGCCTTCGAGACCCTGGGGCATCCCGCAAAGGCGATCTATGACGGATCCTGGTCCGAATGGGGATCGCGGGAGGACCTGCCGGTCGAAACGGGGCCTGCGAAGAGAGGGTGA
- a CDS encoding alanyl-tRNA editing protein yields MTATTLLFRDDAYARSCTATVLDVTPEGGVILDRTVFYAQGGGQPGDVGFIRRRNGDSVTVTNTVYGSDRSQVVHLVGPEAASSFSQGENVEIELDWERRFKRMRVHTALHVLSVVLPYPVTGGAVGDGDGRLDFDIPDAGLDKAELTDRLNALIARDAPVTERWITDEELDANPGLVKTMSVKPPRGSGRVRLVEIEGIDLQPCGGTHVRRTGEIGRALVTDIEKKGKQNRRVRLSLVD; encoded by the coding sequence ATGACCGCCACCACTCTCCTGTTTCGCGACGATGCCTATGCCCGTTCCTGCACGGCGACCGTTCTCGATGTGACGCCCGAGGGTGGCGTCATCCTCGACCGGACCGTGTTCTATGCTCAAGGCGGCGGCCAGCCGGGCGATGTCGGCTTCATCCGGCGTCGGAACGGCGATTCGGTCACCGTGACCAACACGGTTTACGGCTCCGACCGCTCGCAGGTCGTTCATCTGGTGGGCCCGGAGGCCGCCTCGAGCTTTTCCCAGGGAGAGAACGTCGAGATCGAACTCGATTGGGAGCGTCGCTTCAAGCGCATGCGCGTCCATACCGCGCTGCACGTCCTGAGCGTCGTTCTGCCTTATCCGGTCACCGGCGGCGCGGTCGGCGACGGCGACGGACGCCTCGATTTCGACATTCCCGATGCGGGTCTCGACAAGGCCGAGCTGACCGACCGTCTGAACGCATTGATCGCGCGTGATGCGCCCGTCACGGAGCGCTGGATCACGGACGAGGAGCTCGATGCGAATCCCGGTCTCGTGAAGACCATGTCGGTGAAACCCCCGCGCGGATCGGGCCGGGTGCGCCTCGTGGAGATCGAGGGAATCGATCTTCAGCCCTGCGGCGGCACGCATGTGCGCCGCACCGGCGAGATCGGCCGGGCCCTCGTCACCGACATCGAGAAGAAGGGCAAGCAGAACCGCCGCGTTCGCCTGTCCCTTGTGGACTGA
- a CDS encoding protein-L-isoaspartate O-methyltransferase: MVDFSQARRMMVDSQLRTFDVNDISLLDAMGSVPRETFVLPGREGLAYIDQDILIDEGAARRYMLSPMNLGRMIQALSVVAGDKALDVACGRGYASAVLAELGAQVTALESDEALVVEARNSLAAAGFDGVEVVMGALDRGHPKNAPYNVILINGAVDLRPDGLLEQLADGGRLVCVKGRGRAARVTLYVRTGNVFGERTLFDAAAPVLAPFVQEPGFTF, translated from the coding sequence ATGGTCGATTTCTCGCAAGCGCGCCGAATGATGGTTGATAGCCAGCTGCGCACTTTCGATGTGAACGACATCTCGCTGCTCGATGCCATGGGCAGCGTTCCGCGTGAGACGTTCGTTCTCCCCGGCCGTGAGGGGCTTGCCTATATCGACCAGGACATCCTGATCGATGAAGGTGCCGCCCGCCGGTACATGCTCTCCCCGATGAACTTGGGCCGCATGATTCAGGCTCTGAGCGTCGTGGCCGGAGACAAGGCCTTGGATGTGGCCTGTGGTCGCGGTTATGCCTCCGCCGTCCTCGCCGAGCTCGGCGCCCAGGTGACGGCGCTGGAATCGGATGAGGCTCTCGTCGTCGAGGCGAGGAACAGCCTTGCGGCTGCCGGCTTCGATGGCGTCGAGGTGGTGATGGGCGCTCTCGATCGGGGGCACCCGAAGAATGCTCCCTATAACGTTATTCTGATCAATGGTGCGGTCGATCTGCGTCCGGACGGGCTTCTGGAGCAGTTGGCTGATGGCGGCCGCCTGGTTTGCGTGAAGGGCCGCGGCCGCGCGGCGCGCGTGACGCTTTATGTGCGCACGGGCAATGTGTTCGGTGAGCGGACCCTGTTCGACGCGGCGGCTCCCGTGCTCGCGCCCTTCGTGCAAGAGCCCGGTTTCACGTTCTAG
- a CDS encoding TolC family outer membrane protein, giving the protein MTSVFVLAAASNVSAETLESALAKSYGNNPNLNAQRASVRATDENVAQAKSGYRPTITGTADIARTYSNYDSRTPSTILGGGEQTTILTPRGFGIEVNQTVFDGFRTDNSVRRAESGVLAAREDLTTTEQSTLVNAATAYMDVLRDTAILDLQRNNVEVIDEQLRQTRDRFNVGEVTRTDVAQAESRLAAARSQEAQAEANLRASIARYRQFVGVEPRQLAPGRPLDKLTPGSLDRALKVAFGEHPAIKAAQHQVDAAELQVKIAEGALAPQLGVTASVSQRYDTRIGNDENLIASAGARLTVPIYEGGQAYSATRQAKEQAGQAQLQADWVRDQVRAAVVSNWGALEAARAQIQAAQAQIDAAETALSGVREEARVGQRTTLDVLNAQQELLTARVNLIQAQRDRVVASYQLVSAMGRLNSRALGLAVNHYSPKVHYDQVKDLWIGTTTPDGR; this is encoded by the coding sequence ATGACCTCCGTGTTCGTTTTGGCGGCTGCGAGCAACGTTTCGGCCGAGACGCTGGAAAGCGCTCTGGCCAAGTCCTATGGCAACAACCCCAACTTGAACGCTCAGCGCGCCAGCGTGCGTGCGACGGATGAAAACGTCGCCCAGGCGAAGTCCGGCTATCGCCCGACGATCACCGGCACGGCCGATATCGCGCGCACTTATTCCAACTATGACAGCCGCACCCCGTCGACGATCTTGGGCGGCGGGGAGCAAACCACGATCCTCACCCCTCGCGGCTTCGGGATCGAGGTCAACCAGACGGTCTTCGACGGCTTCCGGACGGACAATTCCGTGCGCCGGGCCGAATCCGGCGTCCTCGCGGCCCGCGAAGACCTGACCACGACGGAGCAATCCACTCTGGTCAATGCCGCTACGGCCTACATGGACGTGCTGCGGGACACGGCGATTCTCGACCTTCAGCGCAACAACGTCGAGGTCATCGACGAACAGCTCCGCCAGACCCGGGACCGGTTCAATGTCGGCGAGGTGACCCGGACCGACGTGGCCCAGGCGGAATCACGTCTGGCGGCCGCCCGCTCGCAGGAAGCCCAGGCCGAGGCCAATCTGCGGGCGAGCATCGCGCGCTATCGGCAGTTCGTGGGCGTCGAGCCGCGGCAGCTGGCGCCCGGGCGGCCCCTCGACAAGCTCACTCCCGGTTCGCTGGATAGGGCGCTCAAGGTCGCTTTCGGCGAGCATCCGGCCATCAAGGCGGCCCAGCACCAGGTCGACGCGGCCGAACTCCAGGTCAAGATCGCGGAAGGCGCCCTGGCTCCGCAGCTCGGCGTCACGGCCTCCGTCTCCCAGCGCTACGACACCCGGATCGGCAACGACGAGAACCTCATCGCCTCCGCCGGGGCTCGCCTGACGGTTCCCATCTATGAAGGCGGTCAGGCCTATTCCGCCACGCGGCAGGCCAAGGAGCAGGCCGGTCAGGCTCAGCTCCAGGCCGACTGGGTCCGCGATCAGGTGCGCGCCGCCGTCGTCTCGAACTGGGGCGCTCTCGAAGCGGCTCGCGCGCAGATCCAGGCGGCCCAGGCTCAGATCGATGCCGCCGAAACCGCTCTGAGCGGTGTCCGCGAGGAAGCCCGGGTCGGCCAGCGCACCACCCTCGACGTGCTGAACGCCCAGCAGGAGCTTCTCACGGCGCGCGTGAACCTGATTCAGGCGCAGCGCGATCGCGTCGTGGCCTCCTATCAGCTCGTCAGCGCGATGGGTCGCCTCAATTCCCGCGCCCTGGGCCTCGCCGTGAATCACTACAGCCCCAAGGTTCACTACGATCAGGTCAAAGATCTCTGGATCGGTACGACGACGCCTGACGGTCGTTGA
- a CDS encoding PopZ family protein, translated as MDDILASIRRIISEDPEPSASESDPTPLQTVLDIAERHVSSGFYSGTLPEPAGEEWPLAQEGPFRSEPSYARARDSEEAAKPVRSVPSERAAAQAFSQPCERNPGEALMSRAAETSVSEAFAQLAAARAASRSPTIEELMKEMLRPMLRAWLDENLPDLVERLVQAEIKRLTRG; from the coding sequence ATGGATGATATTTTAGCATCCATCCGCCGGATTATTTCAGAGGATCCCGAGCCTAGCGCAAGCGAGTCCGACCCGACGCCGTTGCAAACCGTTCTCGACATCGCCGAACGCCACGTATCATCCGGCTTTTATTCCGGCACCTTACCTGAGCCTGCCGGGGAAGAATGGCCTCTTGCCCAGGAGGGGCCGTTCCGGAGCGAGCCCTCCTACGCCCGCGCAAGGGACAGTGAAGAGGCCGCGAAGCCCGTTCGATCCGTGCCCTCCGAAAGGGCGGCTGCTCAGGCCTTCTCGCAGCCTTGCGAGCGGAATCCGGGCGAGGCCCTGATGTCCCGCGCGGCCGAAACATCGGTCTCCGAGGCTTTCGCCCAACTGGCGGCGGCGCGTGCGGCAAGCCGGTCGCCGACGATCGAGGAGCTGATGAAGGAAATGCTCCGCCCCATGCTCAGGGCGTGGCTCGATGAAAACCTTCCTGACCTCGTCGAACGCCTCGTCCAGGCCGAAATCAAGCGCCTGACGCGAGGCTAA
- a CDS encoding valine--tRNA ligase translates to MMDKTFDPASVEARIATRWEEAEAFKAGRPDRKGADPYSIVIPPPNVTGSLHMGHALNNTIQDILCRFERMRGRDVLWQPGTDHAGIATQMVVERRLMEKQIHRRELGREEFIKRVWEWKEESGGTIVRQLKRLGASCDWSRERFTMDEGLSKAVLKVFVDLYGQGLIYKDKRLVNWDPKFQTAISDLEVMQVEVKGNLWHIRYAIEGMPDRSITVATTRPETMLGDVAVAVHPEDERYKDLIGKFAVLPLVGRRIPIVADEYSDPEKGTGAVKITPAHDFNDFEVGKRHKLPLINIFGTEAQLALSGNESFLEGLTETDDLKAVLALDGLDRFEARKRIVAMLEEREILVQIEPHTHTVPHGDRSNVVIEPYLTDQWYVNVKPLADRALDAVRKGKTKFVPENWEKTYFQWLENIEPWCISRQLWWGHQIPAWYDDEGNVFVAHSEEDAKAQARAKHGHDVALKRDEDVLDTWFSSALWPFSTLGWPDETPELKRYYPTNTLVTGFDIIFFWVARMMMMGLHFMEEVPFDTVYIHALVRDEKGAKMSKSKGNVIDPLDVIEQYGADALRMTLSAMAAQGRDIKLSVQRVEGYRNFATKIWNAARFAEMNECKRVDGFDPKAVGETLNKWALSECAKAINEVAAGIQAYRFNEAALAAYRFVWNVFCDWTLELAKPVLQGADSPAKTETRATIAFILDEICKLLHPFMPFLTEELWDVKGQEGPKRETVLALAPWSNLDHLIDGQAEAEIGWVVDLVNEIRSARSETNVPAGAQIPLALVASSADVKARADRWGDIVKRLARLSEISFVDAAPKSSIQLLIRGEVAALPLEGVIDLDAERARLAKEIQKLDVDIGKIDAKLGNADFIKRAPEEVVDEQRERREDALARKTKMEEALGRLKDA, encoded by the coding sequence ATGATGGACAAGACGTTCGACCCCGCTTCCGTCGAAGCACGCATCGCCACCCGTTGGGAGGAGGCCGAGGCCTTCAAGGCCGGACGGCCCGATCGTAAGGGCGCCGACCCTTATTCCATCGTCATTCCGCCGCCGAACGTAACCGGCTCGCTCCATATGGGGCATGCCCTCAACAACACGATTCAGGACATCCTCTGCCGCTTCGAGCGCATGCGCGGGCGCGACGTGCTCTGGCAGCCGGGCACCGACCATGCGGGCATTGCCACCCAGATGGTGGTCGAGCGCCGGCTGATGGAAAAGCAGATCCACCGCCGCGAACTCGGCCGTGAGGAATTCATCAAGCGCGTGTGGGAGTGGAAAGAGGAGTCCGGCGGTACCATCGTGCGCCAGCTCAAGCGCCTGGGCGCCTCCTGCGACTGGTCCCGCGAGCGCTTCACCATGGACGAGGGCCTGTCAAAGGCCGTCCTCAAGGTGTTCGTGGATCTCTACGGCCAGGGGCTGATCTACAAGGACAAGCGCCTCGTGAACTGGGACCCCAAGTTCCAGACCGCGATCTCCGACCTGGAGGTGATGCAGGTCGAGGTGAAGGGCAATCTCTGGCATATCCGCTACGCCATCGAGGGAATGCCCGACCGCTCGATCACCGTCGCGACCACGCGGCCCGAGACGATGCTCGGCGACGTCGCGGTCGCCGTGCACCCGGAGGACGAGCGCTACAAGGACCTGATCGGCAAGTTCGCCGTCCTGCCCCTGGTCGGCCGCCGCATTCCGATCGTCGCGGACGAGTATTCGGATCCCGAGAAGGGCACGGGCGCGGTGAAGATCACGCCCGCGCACGACTTCAACGATTTCGAGGTCGGCAAGCGCCACAAGCTGCCGCTGATCAACATCTTCGGCACGGAGGCGCAGCTCGCGCTCTCCGGCAACGAGAGCTTCCTTGAGGGCCTCACCGAGACGGACGACCTGAAGGCGGTTCTCGCCCTCGACGGCCTCGACCGCTTCGAGGCTCGCAAGCGCATCGTCGCCATGCTCGAGGAGCGCGAGATCCTCGTGCAGATCGAGCCGCACACCCATACGGTGCCGCATGGCGACCGCTCGAACGTGGTCATCGAGCCCTATCTGACCGACCAGTGGTACGTGAACGTGAAGCCGCTGGCCGACCGCGCGCTCGACGCCGTGCGCAAGGGCAAGACCAAGTTCGTGCCCGAGAACTGGGAGAAGACCTACTTCCAGTGGCTGGAGAACATCGAGCCGTGGTGCATCTCGCGCCAGCTCTGGTGGGGCCATCAGATCCCGGCCTGGTATGACGACGAGGGCAACGTCTTCGTGGCGCATTCGGAAGAGGACGCGAAGGCTCAAGCCCGCGCCAAGCATGGCCACGACGTGGCGCTCAAGCGCGACGAGGACGTGCTCGACACCTGGTTCTCCTCCGCGCTCTGGCCGTTCTCGACGCTCGGCTGGCCGGACGAGACGCCGGAGCTGAAGCGCTACTACCCGACCAATACCCTGGTCACGGGCTTCGACATCATCTTCTTCTGGGTCGCCCGGATGATGATGATGGGTCTGCACTTCATGGAGGAAGTGCCGTTCGACACGGTCTATATCCACGCCCTCGTCCGCGACGAGAAGGGCGCGAAGATGTCGAAGTCGAAGGGCAACGTCATCGACCCGCTCGACGTGATCGAGCAATACGGCGCGGATGCACTGCGCATGACCCTGTCGGCCATGGCGGCGCAGGGACGCGACATCAAGCTGTCCGTGCAGCGTGTCGAAGGCTACCGCAACTTCGCGACCAAGATCTGGAACGCGGCGCGCTTTGCCGAGATGAACGAGTGCAAGCGGGTCGACGGTTTCGATCCCAAGGCGGTCGGGGAGACGCTCAACAAATGGGCGCTCAGCGAATGCGCGAAGGCCATCAACGAGGTCGCCGCCGGCATCCAGGCCTACCGCTTCAACGAGGCGGCGCTCGCGGCCTATCGCTTCGTGTGGAACGTGTTCTGCGACTGGACGCTGGAACTCGCCAAGCCCGTGCTGCAGGGTGCCGATTCTCCGGCCAAGACGGAGACCCGCGCCACGATCGCGTTCATTCTCGATGAGATCTGCAAGCTGCTTCATCCCTTCATGCCCTTCCTCACGGAAGAGCTGTGGGACGTGAAGGGGCAGGAGGGGCCGAAGCGTGAGACGGTCCTGGCGCTGGCGCCGTGGTCGAACCTCGATCATCTCATCGACGGCCAGGCCGAGGCCGAGATCGGCTGGGTGGTTGACCTCGTCAACGAGATCCGCTCCGCCCGTTCCGAGACGAACGTGCCCGCCGGCGCGCAGATCCCGCTTGCGCTCGTCGCGTCCTCCGCCGACGTGAAGGCCCGGGCGGACCGCTGGGGCGATATCGTGAAGCGTCTCGCGCGCCTCTCCGAGATCTCCTTCGTCGACGCGGCGCCGAAGAGCTCGATCCAGCTCCTCATCCGCGGTGAAGTGGCGGCGCTTCCGCTGGAGGGCGTGATCGACCTCGATGCCGAGCGCGCGCGTCTCGCCAAGGAGATCCAGAAGCTCGACGTCGATATCGGCAAGATCGACGCGAAGCTCGGGAATGCCGACTTCATCAAGCGCGCCCCCGAAGAGGTGGTCGACGAGCAGCGCGAGCGCCGCGAGGACGCTCTCGCCCGCAAGACCAAGATGGAAGAGGCGCTCGGGCGTCTGAAGGACGCCTAG
- a CDS encoding Nramp family divalent metal transporter, producing MPEVNRSIKVRSGSPWRRAMAFFGPGYLVAVGYMDPGNWATSIAGGSKYGYALLSVALISNVMAIILQSLCARLAVATGRDLAQACRDAYSKPVAWGLWVLAELAICATDLAEVIGTAIGLNLLFGIPLEIGVVITALDVFLILYLQNLGFRWVEAFIITLLGVIAVCFGIQIVMADPHWGAVVAGFAPTTQIVTDPDMLYLALGILGATVMPHNLYLHSGIVQTRAYGESLPEKREALRFATLDSTVALMFALTINASLLILAAAAFHHTGRTEIAEIGEAHTLLYGILGTAIAPMLFGLSLLCCGLNSTVTATMAGQIVMEGFINFRIAPWMRRLITRGIAIIPAAAVTIAYGEGGTAKLLILSQVILSLQLPFAVIPLVTLTASRSKMGDLVTPRWLTAVAGLVAAVIVVLNIKLLADFVV from the coding sequence ATGCCTGAAGTGAACCGTTCGATTAAGGTCCGCTCAGGGTCCCCCTGGCGGCGAGCCATGGCGTTCTTCGGGCCGGGCTACCTCGTGGCCGTGGGCTACATGGACCCTGGCAACTGGGCCACCTCCATCGCGGGCGGCTCGAAATACGGCTATGCTCTGCTGTCGGTGGCCCTGATCTCGAACGTCATGGCGATCATCCTGCAGTCGCTGTGCGCCCGGCTGGCGGTCGCCACGGGACGCGACCTCGCCCAGGCCTGCCGCGACGCCTATTCGAAGCCCGTCGCCTGGGGATTGTGGGTTCTGGCGGAGCTCGCCATCTGCGCCACCGATCTCGCAGAGGTGATCGGTACGGCCATCGGCCTCAACCTCCTGTTCGGGATTCCTTTGGAGATCGGCGTCGTCATCACGGCGCTCGACGTATTTCTCATTCTCTATCTGCAGAACCTCGGCTTCCGCTGGGTCGAAGCCTTCATCATCACCCTGCTCGGAGTGATCGCCGTGTGCTTCGGCATCCAGATCGTCATGGCCGATCCTCATTGGGGCGCAGTCGTCGCCGGTTTCGCTCCCACGACCCAGATCGTCACCGATCCGGACATGCTCTACCTCGCACTCGGAATCCTCGGCGCGACGGTGATGCCGCACAACCTCTATCTCCATTCGGGCATCGTGCAGACGCGCGCCTATGGCGAGTCTCTGCCCGAGAAGCGCGAGGCGCTGCGCTTCGCGACGCTCGATTCGACCGTGGCGCTCATGTTCGCGCTCACGATCAACGCGTCTCTCCTGATCCTCGCGGCGGCCGCCTTCCACCACACGGGCCGCACCGAAATCGCCGAAATCGGCGAGGCCCATACCCTGCTCTACGGCATTCTCGGGACCGCCATTGCCCCCATGCTGTTCGGCCTGTCGCTGCTTTGCTGCGGTCTGAACTCCACCGTCACGGCCACGATGGCCGGTCAGATCGTCATGGAGGGTTTCATCAACTTCAGGATCGCGCCATGGATGCGCCGCCTCATCACGCGCGGCATCGCCATCATTCCGGCCGCCGCCGTCACCATCGCGTATGGCGAGGGCGGAACGGCGAAACTCCTGATCCTGAGCCAGGTGATCCTCAGCCTTCAGCTCCCCTTCGCGGTCATCCCGCTGGTCACCCTGACGGCCTCGCGCTCCAAGATGGGCGACCTCGTGACGCCCCGCTGGCTCACGGCCGTCGCCGGCCTGGTCGCGGCCGTGATCGTCGTGCTCAACATAAAGCTGCTGGCGGATTTCGTGGTGTGA
- a CDS encoding acetyl-CoA carboxylase biotin carboxylase subunit produces MLESVLIANRGEIACRIIRTAQRLGMRTIAVYSEADANALFVQMADEAYPIGPAPARESYLRIDRIIEVAKQAGAASIHPGYGFLSERAEFAEACAANGIVFVGPPASAIRAMGLKDAAKALVQQAGVPVVPGYHGSKQDPDFLRQKAYEIGYPVLIKAVAGGGGKGMRRVDKAADFDAALESAQREAASAFGDPRVLVEKYILSPRHIEMQVFADAHSNVVHLFERDCSLQRRHQKVIEEAPAPGMTPQMRHAMGQAAVEAARAVGYVGAGTVEFIADGREGLRPDRFYFMEMNTRLQVEHPVTEAITGLDLVELQFRVASGEPLPFAQGDLSVDGHAVEARLYAEDPEKEFLPSTGKLWALEFPDGEGIRIDTGVEAGAEVTPYYDPMIAKVIAHGATRDEALSKLADALGQTIVAGPKTNTAFLKKLCEAQQFRAGHFDTGFIERNLEELGAQPRPVDEVAASFGAAALISREIDRLRMSEHLTNDEPSSPWSQPDGFQLLGTRSVGMVLRVDGERVEAREVFSADHSGVSTVAVGQSDPWADEQIDREVDTPHGVYIFRDGRQTLVQPYDPFDVDLDHMDEGGSVKAPMHGKLVAVFVQPGEKVEKGQRLAVVEAMKMEHVLVAPSDGEVAEIAAEPGAQVAEGARLIVLKAEEK; encoded by the coding sequence ATGCTCGAGAGTGTCCTCATTGCCAATCGCGGCGAGATCGCCTGCCGGATCATCCGCACGGCGCAGCGCTTGGGGATGCGCACCATCGCGGTCTATTCGGAGGCGGACGCGAACGCCCTGTTCGTGCAGATGGCGGACGAGGCCTACCCGATCGGCCCCGCGCCCGCCCGCGAGAGCTATCTGCGGATCGACAGGATCATCGAAGTCGCCAAGCAGGCCGGGGCGGCCTCCATTCATCCCGGCTACGGTTTTCTGTCCGAGCGCGCCGAATTCGCCGAGGCCTGCGCGGCCAACGGCATCGTCTTCGTCGGGCCGCCTGCTTCGGCCATCAGGGCGATGGGCCTGAAGGATGCCGCCAAGGCGCTCGTGCAGCAGGCGGGCGTGCCGGTCGTGCCGGGCTATCACGGTTCGAAGCAGGATCCCGATTTCCTGCGCCAGAAAGCCTACGAGATCGGTTATCCGGTTCTCATCAAGGCCGTCGCGGGCGGTGGCGGCAAGGGCATGAGGCGCGTCGACAAGGCCGCCGATTTCGATGCCGCCTTGGAGAGCGCGCAGCGCGAAGCCGCGAGCGCCTTCGGCGACCCGCGCGTGCTGGTCGAAAAATATATCCTGTCGCCGCGCCATATCGAGATGCAGGTGTTCGCCGATGCGCACAGCAACGTGGTGCATCTCTTCGAGCGCGATTGCTCGCTCCAGCGTCGGCATCAGAAGGTGATCGAGGAAGCGCCCGCTCCCGGCATGACGCCTCAGATGCGCCACGCCATGGGCCAGGCGGCGGTCGAGGCCGCGCGCGCCGTGGGCTATGTGGGCGCAGGCACGGTGGAATTCATCGCCGACGGACGCGAGGGCCTTCGCCCCGACCGCTTTTATTTCATGGAAATGAACACGCGCCTGCAGGTGGAGCATCCGGTGACGGAGGCGATCACCGGGCTCGATCTCGTCGAGCTGCAGTTCCGCGTGGCGTCCGGCGAGCCGCTGCCCTTCGCGCAAGGTGACCTTTCCGTCGACGGTCATGCCGTGGAGGCCCGCCTTTACGCGGAGGATCCGGAAAAGGAGTTCCTGCCGTCGACGGGCAAACTCTGGGCTCTGGAATTTCCAGACGGCGAGGGCATTCGTATCGACACGGGTGTCGAGGCGGGTGCCGAGGTGACGCCCTATTACGATCCGATGATCGCGAAGGTGATCGCCCATGGCGCCACGCGCGATGAGGCACTGTCGAAGCTCGCTGACGCGCTCGGGCAGACGATCGTCGCCGGACCGAAGACCAACACGGCGTTTCTGAAGAAGCTCTGCGAGGCTCAACAATTCAGGGCAGGGCACTTCGACACCGGATTCATCGAACGGAATCTGGAAGAACTCGGCGCGCAACCGCGACCCGTTGACGAGGTCGCCGCTTCTTTCGGCGCCGCGGCCTTGATTTCACGAGAGATAGACCGATTGCGGATGTCCGAGCATCTGACGAACGATGAGCCGTCGTCGCCCTGGTCGCAGCCCGACGGATTCCAGCTTCTCGGAACGCGCAGCGTCGGCATGGTGCTGCGCGTGGACGGCGAGCGCGTGGAGGCGCGCGAAGTGTTCAGCGCCGACCATTCGGGCGTCAGCACGGTCGCCGTGGGTCAGAGCGATCCCTGGGCCGACGAGCAGATCGACCGTGAGGTCGATACGCCTCACGGTGTCTACATTTTCCGAGACGGACGCCAGACGCTCGTGCAGCCTTACGATCCCTTCGACGTCGACCTCGATCACATGGACGAGGGCGGCTCCGTGAAGGCGCCGATGCACGGGAAGCTCGTGGCCGTGTTCGTGCAGCCGGGCGAGAAGGTCGAGAAGGGGCAGCGCCTTGCGGTCGTCGAGGCGATGAAGATGGAGCACGTGCTCGTGGCGCCCTCCGACGGCGAGGTGGCGGAGATCGCCGCCGAGCCCGGCGCGCAGGTTGCCGAAGGTGCCCGTCTCATCGTGCTGAAGGCAGAGGAGAAATAG